In the Mytilus galloprovincialis chromosome 10, xbMytGall1.hap1.1, whole genome shotgun sequence genome, one interval contains:
- the LOC143049033 gene encoding tyrosinase-like protein 2, with translation MEVFLYLIPFVSSVFSMMTENDMPEILCKCFNEKAGSITKIPADLILYTCVNKYLAETWLERYQPPRLIDPDTINWLRSLGRKVRGQEHNIRTKRQAVRRVRREIRTLTDTQRRRFIRAVQKLKDKKIGSTNRYDALASAHDGSALGSAHSGPNFPSWHREYLKIFEAALQEIDNRVTLPYFDSRLDYNLRDPRESNFWGDNFMGDHQGVVSSGPFRLWRQRNGAYLERNGGASGSMIPPRGIRDVLSKRRNIDILSPWAANGRYGLENYHNAVHVWVGGSMLGVNTAPSDPVFFLHHCFIDYVWERFRQRQNVDPEKDYPFDSRAPPSQAPNRIMDNLETGKRNIEGYSNDYTDQYYRYARSPTTCRQCRNQYPYLRCGDWTRGLCSAKTRRRPPTPRSNIKDLGITKKFSTTITDERKKPLRKRRSTGDWLVYEPFIEETKVSKIGRTKRSTSSKRYNQKKQTSHITDMDSSMQNSFLLDGEPDIKRWVFIPVKIVHRRPSGLLFGTKVIKNKNIVDGVDVYSYNKYMNYTDEEQQAAYSHSFTSGSGADKVYVQVDGMSYNGKYIDYTIVDSRLPVSESVAFVAVKNPKLNSSISYISAYDSHGRICRPYCHSYGSYSNQFKTCSGVINLTEEIPKLYGEDVGEVTRLLYNSEKGKDFSRSDKNIFLSFYCDFHEIPWGKC, from the exons ATGGAAGTCTTTTTGTACTTAATCCCTTTCGTTAGTTCTGTGTTCAGCATGATGACAGAAAATGATATGCCAGAAATATTGTGTAAATGTTTTAATGAAAAGGCGGGTTCGATAACCAAAATACCAGCAGACCTCATTTTATACACATGTGTAAATAAGTATCTTGCAGAAACCTGGTTAGAACGCTATCAACCGCCAAGACTGATTGACCCTGACACAATAAACTGGTTACGATCACTTGGTCGTAAGGTCAGAGGACAAGAACACAACATTCGAACAAAAAGACAAGCAGTCAGAAGAGTAAGACGGGAAATCAGAACACTTACAGATACACAAAGGAGAAGATTTATTCGAGctgttcaaaagttaaaagataaAAAA ATCGGATCTACCAACAGATATGATGCTTTAGCTAGTGCGCACGATGGAAGTGCTCTTGGGTCGGCGCATTCTGGACCAAACTTTCCATCATGGCATCGGGAATACCTCAAAAT ATTTGAAGCTGCTCTACAGGAAATTGATAATCGAGTTACCTTGCCATACTTTGATAGTAGATTGGATTATAACTTGCGTGACCCAAGAGAATCAAATTTTTGGGGTGATAATTTCATGGGCGATCACCAAGGTGTGGTTTCAAGTGGACCATTTAGACTTTGGCGTCAGCGTAACGGAGCATATTTAGAAAGAAATggtggagcatctggttcaatGATTCCACCAAGGGGTATAAGAGATGTACTATCCAAAAGAAGAAATATTGATATATTGTCACCTTGGGCAGCAAATGGCAGATATGGTCTTGAAAACTACCACAATGC TGTGCACGTTTGGGTTGGTGGTTCAATGCTTGGTGTAAATACCGCTCCATCAGACCCAGTATTCTTTCTGCATCACTGTTTTATAGACTATGTTTGGGAGCGATTCCGACAAAGACAAAATGTCGATCCTGAGAAGGACTATCCATTTGATAGTCGTGCTCCGCCATCTCAGGCACCAAACCGAATTATGGACAACCTAGAAACTGGGAAGAGGAATATTGAGGGGTATAGTAATGATTATACCGATCAATATTACAG GTATGCGAGAAGTCCAACAACATGTCGTCAATGTAGAAACCAATACCCCTATCTTAGATGTGGAGACTGGACCAGAGGACTTTGTTCTGCTAAAACTAG ACGCCGGCCTCCAACGCCTCGATCTAACATTAAAGATCTAGGGATTACGAAAAAATTTTCAACTACAATTACAGACGAAAGGAAGAAACCACTGCGTAAAAGGAGATCAACAGGTGATTGGCTTGTGTACGAACCTTTCATAGAAGAAACAAAAGTCAGTAAAATTGGAAGAACAAAAAGATCGACGAGTTCAAAGAGATACAATCAGAAAAAACAAACATCTCACATAACAGACATGGACTCCTCTATGCAAAACTCCTTTTTACTGGATGGCGAGCCTGATATTAAGCGTTGGGTATTTATACCAGTTAAAATTGTTCATCGACGTCCATCTGGCTTACTCTTTGGCACAAAagttataaagaataaaaatattgtagATGGAGTTGAtgtatattcatataacaaatatatgaaCTATACAGATGAAGAGCAGCAAGCAGCATATTCTCATAGTTTTACGTCTGGGTCAGGGGCAGACAAAGTATATGTCCAGGTTGACGGTATGTCATACAATGGAAAGTATATAGATTACACTATAGTTGATTCTAGACTCCCTGTATCAGAATCTGTTGCCTTCGTTGCTGTAAAAAATCCTAAACTTAATTCTAGCATTTCTTACATATCTGCTTACGACTCACATGGTCGGATTTGTCGCCCATATTGTCATTCATACGGATCTTATTCAAATCAGTTTAAAACCTGTTCCGGGGTAATAAATCTAACTGAGGAAATACCTAAGCTGTACGGTGAAGATGTCGGAGAGGTAACACGACTACTGTATAATTCTGAAAAAGGAAAAGACTTTTCCAGaagtgataaaaatatatttctcaGTTTCTACTGCGACTTCCATGAAATTCCATGGGGAAAATGCTAA